GGTAGAAAAATTTTGTGTTTTTAACACATCTTCCAAATGCTCCGCCACATATTCAGCGCCGCCTAATGTGCTGCCTGAAATCACGCAAATATTCATATTGTTTCCTAATAAGAAAAAAGGCTTAGATTTTCTAAGCCTTTATAGTCATTATACGTTGTCGAATTTACCCAACAATGAACGAATGTGTTCTTGCCAGTTGCGGTGTTCATTTCTAAGTTGCTCGTTTTCATGTTGCAACGCTTCTACCGCTTGTTGAGATTGATTTTTTTGTTCTTTTAATTCTTCTACTTCAAGTTGAAGTAATTGAATGGTTTCTACTGCTTGTCTAATTTTTTCTTCAAGCTGATCTAAAATTTCTAAAGACATAGTGATTTCCTTTTTTAAAATAAGTCCGAAACGGCTTTATTCTACCCACTTAATCCTATTTTTAAAAGCCTCTTGTCAAAAATTATTATGCAAACGTTTGCTTAATGATAAAATAACGAGACTTTTTGCATTGGGAGAGAAAAATGAATCGTGCATTAGCTATTGAATTTTCAAGAGTAACCGAAGCAGCTGCATTAGCAGCTTATACTTGGCTTGGTCGTGGTAATAAAAATGCGGCAGATGAGGCGGCAGTCAAAGCCATGCGTTATATGCTGAATTTAATCCATATGGACGGTGAAATTGTGATTGGTGAAGGGGAAATTGACGAAGCACCAATGCTTTATATTGGCGAAAAAGTGGGCTCAGGTAATGGTGAACTCGTTTCTATTGCGGTTGATCCGATTGATGGCACAAGAATGACCGCAATGGGCCAATCAAATGCCATTTCAGTGTTGGCTGCTGGTGGTAAACGTACCTTTTTAAAAGCGCCTGATATGTATATGGAAAAATTGGTTGTTGGTCCTGAAGTAAAAGGCATGATTGATTTAAGTTTACC
This portion of the Haemophilus parainfluenzae T3T1 genome encodes:
- a CDS encoding cell division protein ZapB, whose amino-acid sequence is MSLEILDQLEEKIRQAVETIQLLQLEVEELKEQKNQSQQAVEALQHENEQLRNEHRNWQEHIRSLLGKFDNV